The following are encoded together in the Bradyrhizobium genosp. L genome:
- a CDS encoding bifunctional protein-serine/threonine kinase/phosphatase has protein sequence MPRALKISVGQFSDKGRKDTNQDFHGVLIPEEPLLGLKGIAVVLADGISSSSVGHIASESAVKSFLTDYYCTSDSWSVKTSAQRVLEATNSWLHAQTRRSQNPYDRDKGYVCTLSALVIKSTTAHLFHVGDSRIYRVSGNSLEQLTNDHRVVISSEQSYLGRALGVNPQLEIDYQNLRLERGDIFLLVTDGIYEHVPVRQLARMVQDSAAELDAAAKTIVEEAFERGSPDNLTAQIVRIDELPDGDASEVFGQPAELPLPPLLDARMRFDGYRIVRELHASHRSHIYLAVDEETGTTVTIKIPSIDLRDDSAYLKRFMMEEWVARRIDSPHVLRPWLPPRRRNFLYVATEYIDGQTLTQWMIDHPNPALETVRDIAEQIAKGLRAFHRKEMLHQDVRPDNIMIDRTGTVKIIDFGATRISGVAEAARGGDEILGTQQYSAPEYFLGEGGSPRSDLFSLGIVTYQMLTGRLPYGAAIARARTRSDFNRLVYSPATHRGRDIPSWVDGALERAVHPNPLKRYDSFSEFLFDLRNPNARYLATSSTPLIERNPVLFWKSMTLSLALVVILLLAYGAHHVR, from the coding sequence ATGCCGCGCGCGCTGAAAATATCGGTCGGGCAATTCTCTGATAAGGGCCGCAAGGACACCAATCAGGATTTCCACGGCGTGCTGATCCCCGAGGAGCCGTTGCTCGGCCTGAAGGGCATCGCCGTGGTGCTCGCCGACGGCATCTCGTCGAGCAGCGTCGGACACATCGCGTCCGAATCCGCGGTCAAGAGCTTCCTCACCGACTATTACTGCACCTCAGATTCCTGGTCGGTGAAGACCTCGGCGCAGCGGGTGCTGGAGGCGACCAATTCCTGGCTGCATGCGCAGACAAGGCGCAGCCAGAACCCCTATGACAGGGACAAGGGCTATGTCTGCACGCTGAGCGCCCTGGTGATCAAGTCGACCACGGCGCATCTGTTTCACGTCGGCGACAGCAGGATCTACCGCGTTTCCGGCAACAGCCTCGAGCAACTGACCAACGATCATCGCGTCGTGATCTCGTCCGAGCAGAGCTATCTCGGCCGCGCGCTCGGCGTGAACCCGCAGCTCGAGATCGACTACCAGAACCTTCGGCTCGAGCGCGGCGACATCTTCCTGCTGGTGACCGACGGGATCTACGAGCACGTCCCGGTACGGCAGCTCGCCAGGATGGTTCAGGACAGTGCCGCCGAGCTCGATGCCGCGGCAAAGACGATCGTCGAAGAGGCGTTCGAGCGCGGCAGCCCGGACAATCTCACCGCGCAGATCGTCCGGATCGACGAACTGCCGGACGGCGACGCCAGCGAGGTGTTCGGCCAGCCCGCGGAATTGCCGCTGCCACCGCTGCTCGATGCGCGGATGCGGTTCGACGGCTATCGCATCGTGCGCGAGCTGCACGCATCGCACCGCAGCCATATCTATCTCGCCGTCGACGAGGAGACTGGCACCACCGTCACCATCAAGATCCCCTCGATCGATCTGCGCGACGACAGCGCCTATCTGAAGCGCTTCATGATGGAGGAATGGGTGGCGCGGCGGATCGACTCACCGCACGTGCTGCGACCCTGGCTGCCGCCGCGCCGGCGCAATTTCCTCTACGTCGCGACCGAATATATCGACGGCCAGACGCTGACGCAGTGGATGATCGATCACCCGAACCCCGCGCTGGAGACGGTGCGCGACATCGCCGAGCAGATCGCCAAGGGGCTGCGCGCCTTCCACCGCAAGGAGATGCTGCATCAGGACGTCAGGCCCGACAACATCATGATCGATCGCACCGGGACGGTGAAGATCATCGATTTCGGCGCGACGCGCATTTCGGGCGTGGCGGAGGCGGCGCGGGGTGGTGACGAAATCCTCGGCACCCAGCAATACAGCGCGCCGGAATATTTTCTGGGCGAGGGCGGCTCGCCGCGCTCCGACCTGTTCTCGCTCGGAATCGTCACCTACCAGATGCTGACGGGCCGGCTGCCCTATGGCGCCGCAATCGCGCGGGCAAGAACGCGGTCGGACTTCAACAGGCTGGTCTACAGCCCGGCGACGCACCGCGGCCGCGACATCCCGAGCTGGGTCGACGGCGCGCTGGAGCGCGCCGTGCATCCGAACCCGCTGAAACGCTACGACAGTTTTTCGGAGTTCCTGTTCGACCTGCGCAATCCGAACGCAAGGTACTTGGCAACGTCATCGACCCCGCTGATCGAGCGCAACCCGGTGCTGTTCTGGAAATCGATGACGCTGTCGCTGGCGCTGGTCGTGATCCTGCTGCTGGCGTATGGGGCGCATCATGTTCGGTAG
- a CDS encoding formate/nitrite transporter family protein encodes MAYLAPSEFVTKMVDAGEAKIFMSTRDTVIRAYMAGAILALAAWFAVTINVNTGQPIVGALLFPVGFVMLYLLGFDLLTGVFVLSPLALLDKRPGVTLGGVLRNWGLVFVGNFGGALTVAFMMAFVTTFGFTQDPDKVGMTIGNIGESRTLGYAAHGAAGMATLFIRGMLCNWMVSTGVVGAMISTTVPGKVIAMWMPILVFFYMVFEHSVVNMFLFPSGLMLHAKFSIMDYLIWNEIPTVLGNLAGGLAFTGLTLYTTHVKTAPSRDRDRLAA; translated from the coding sequence ATGGCCTATCTCGCACCGTCCGAATTCGTCACCAAGATGGTCGACGCCGGCGAAGCCAAGATCTTCATGTCGACGCGCGACACCGTGATCCGCGCCTACATGGCCGGCGCGATCCTCGCGCTGGCAGCCTGGTTCGCCGTGACGATCAACGTCAACACCGGGCAGCCGATCGTCGGCGCGCTATTGTTCCCGGTCGGCTTCGTCATGCTCTATCTGCTCGGCTTCGATCTGTTGACCGGCGTGTTCGTGCTGTCGCCGCTCGCGCTGCTCGACAAGCGCCCCGGCGTCACGCTCGGCGGCGTGCTGCGCAACTGGGGCCTCGTCTTCGTCGGCAATTTCGGTGGCGCGCTCACCGTGGCCTTCATGATGGCCTTCGTCACCACCTTCGGCTTCACCCAGGATCCCGATAAGGTCGGCATGACCATCGGCAATATCGGCGAGAGCCGCACGCTCGGCTACGCCGCGCATGGCGCCGCCGGCATGGCGACGCTGTTCATCCGCGGCATGCTCTGCAACTGGATGGTCTCGACCGGCGTCGTCGGCGCCATGATCTCGACCACGGTGCCGGGCAAGGTGATCGCGATGTGGATGCCGATCCTGGTGTTCTTCTACATGGTGTTCGAGCATTCCGTGGTGAACATGTTCCTGTTCCCGTCCGGCCTGATGCTCCATGCCAAGTTCTCGATCATGGACTATCTGATCTGGAACGAGATTCCGACCGTGCTCGGCAACCTCGCCGGCGGTCTCGCCTTCACCGGGCTCACGCTCTACACGACCCATGTGAAGACGGCGCCGAGCCGCGACCGCGACCGTCTCGCGGCTTGA
- a CDS encoding transporter substrate-binding domain-containing protein, with product MASSANADALKDQIAPTGKLRVAIAISPAGGAFWSTKTESGYAGVPVDLGREMAAQLGVPVEYVVHQNSGQITDAAAKGTWDVTFLPKDPERETKMTFGPIYEVADATYIVKPGSTIRNFADLDQDGVKVAAVNNTTTMRGAIAHLKHAKVTGYQTYDEIADLLKSGGIDAFALSRDQLNAMAKKIPGTRVLDETFKQTVTAVAVPLDHPLAAAFATRFMNEAIANGTLRKAYDSNGLKDTPVRTGAK from the coding sequence ATGGCCTCTTCAGCCAATGCAGATGCGCTAAAGGATCAGATCGCGCCGACCGGCAAGCTCCGGGTCGCGATCGCGATCAGCCCGGCCGGCGGCGCGTTCTGGTCGACCAAGACGGAGAGCGGCTATGCCGGCGTTCCCGTCGATCTCGGCCGCGAGATGGCGGCGCAGCTCGGCGTGCCCGTCGAGTATGTCGTGCACCAGAACTCCGGCCAGATCACCGACGCCGCGGCGAAGGGCACCTGGGATGTCACCTTCCTGCCCAAGGATCCCGAGCGCGAAACCAAGATGACCTTCGGTCCGATCTACGAGGTCGCCGACGCCACCTACATCGTCAAGCCGGGTTCGACGATCAGGAATTTCGCCGATCTGGATCAGGACGGCGTCAAGGTCGCCGCCGTCAACAACACCACGACGATGCGCGGCGCGATCGCCCATCTCAAGCATGCCAAGGTCACGGGCTATCAGACCTATGACGAGATCGCCGATCTCCTGAAGAGCGGCGGGATCGACGCCTTCGCCCTGTCGCGCGACCAGCTCAATGCGATGGCGAAGAAGATTCCGGGCACCCGCGTGCTGGACGAGACCTTCAAGCAGACCGTCACCGCCGTCGCGGTGCCGCTCGACCATCCGCTCGCCGCGGCCTTCGCCACCAGGTTCATGAACGAGGCGATCGCCAATGGCACGCTGCGCAAGGCCTATGACAGTAACGGCCTGAAGGACACGCCGGTGCGGACCGGAGCGAAGTAG
- a CDS encoding MFS transporter, with translation MNSPSRVISFVNAAHFIDHYAMLIFAAAVIIMGPALGMAYSELLPYATPGFIAFGAGSLITGWLGDRWSRRHMMVIFFVGIGLAMISVGFVQTPWQLGAALLAIGIFASIYHPVGTAMIVSYAEKLGAQMGINGVWGNLGVASSALVSGVIGQYLGWRWAFIVPGTVTVLIGIAFAMTVVHEDRKGSKQAAAQARVAKQDMWRVVLSLLIVVIAISTTFNAVTVALPKLFAERLADLTKSPALLGVIAAAVYVFGAMTQYTIGKLLDRHSLKTVALPLSFMLAPFLYLAASLSNLPLILVSIGIVMGAFGQVTVNDAMVGKYTTEEWRSRAYSVRYFVGFTAAGASVGLVAWLYDQGGFAMMLRAFAALCLLAIVAAIILPREIRTPATQAAE, from the coding sequence ATGAACAGTCCTAGCCGTGTCATCAGCTTCGTCAACGCCGCGCATTTCATCGACCATTATGCGATGCTGATTTTCGCCGCCGCCGTGATCATCATGGGGCCGGCGCTCGGCATGGCCTATTCGGAACTTTTGCCGTATGCGACACCGGGCTTCATCGCCTTCGGCGCCGGCTCGCTGATCACCGGTTGGCTCGGTGACCGCTGGAGCCGCCGCCACATGATGGTGATCTTCTTCGTCGGCATCGGGCTTGCGATGATCTCGGTCGGCTTCGTTCAGACGCCATGGCAGCTCGGTGCCGCGCTGCTCGCAATCGGCATCTTCGCCTCGATCTACCATCCGGTCGGCACCGCGATGATCGTGTCCTATGCCGAAAAGCTCGGCGCCCAGATGGGCATCAACGGCGTCTGGGGCAATCTCGGCGTCGCCTCCTCGGCGCTGGTCTCCGGGGTGATCGGGCAGTATCTCGGCTGGCGCTGGGCCTTCATCGTGCCCGGCACCGTCACCGTGCTGATCGGCATCGCCTTCGCGATGACGGTGGTGCATGAGGATCGCAAGGGCTCCAAGCAGGCGGCCGCGCAGGCACGCGTCGCCAAGCAGGACATGTGGCGCGTGGTGCTGTCGCTGCTGATCGTGGTGATCGCGATCTCGACCACCTTCAACGCGGTGACGGTGGCACTGCCAAAGCTGTTCGCCGAACGGCTCGCCGACCTGACCAAGAGCCCGGCCCTGCTCGGCGTGATCGCGGCCGCCGTCTATGTGTTCGGCGCGATGACGCAGTACACGATCGGCAAGCTGCTCGACCGGCATTCGCTCAAGACGGTGGCGCTGCCGCTGTCGTTCATGCTGGCGCCGTTTCTCTATCTCGCGGCGAGCCTGTCCAACCTGCCGCTGATCCTGGTCTCGATCGGTATCGTGATGGGCGCGTTCGGCCAGGTCACGGTCAACGATGCCATGGTCGGCAAATACACCACCGAGGAATGGCGCTCGCGCGCCTATTCGGTGCGCTACTTCGTCGGCTTCACCGCGGCCGGCGCCTCCGTGGGCCTGGTGGCCTGGCTCTATGACCAGGGCGGCTTTGCCATGATGCTGCGCGCCTTTGCCGCGCTGTGCCTGCTTGCGATCGTGGCCGCAATCATCCTGCCGCGCGAGATCCGGACGCCCGCCACGCAGGCGGCGGAGTAA
- a CDS encoding AraC family transcriptional regulator, protein MTIANPPIRALYEQRRITGDGVHLVARTYEKGVRLDPHMHREAQLVYATRGTMQVTTPKGRWLVPPDRAVWVPALFGHAIDVLADIEMRTLYFEQAWLAREERSDSLANEFVVRVSPLLHQAILALFDKSSSDERIELLIRLVMLELHRAEDPATFIPLPQEPRCRRAADIVLADPTRDYEIETLARTVGTSARTLSRLFSVETQLSFKSWCQRARIAAAIERLSTDVNVSVKQIASDLGYASVPAFSHAFRQVTGKTPTEFAEKT, encoded by the coding sequence ATGACTATCGCTAACCCGCCAATCAGAGCCCTCTACGAGCAGCGCCGCATCACCGGCGACGGCGTGCATCTGGTCGCGCGCACCTATGAAAAGGGCGTCCGGCTCGATCCGCACATGCATCGCGAGGCGCAGCTGGTCTACGCCACCAGGGGCACCATGCAGGTGACCACGCCGAAGGGGCGCTGGCTGGTGCCGCCGGACCGCGCGGTGTGGGTGCCTGCCCTGTTCGGCCATGCGATCGACGTGCTCGCCGACATCGAGATGCGGACGCTGTATTTCGAGCAGGCCTGGCTCGCGCGCGAGGAGCGCAGCGACAGTCTCGCCAACGAGTTCGTGGTGCGGGTCTCGCCGCTGCTGCACCAGGCGATCCTTGCGCTGTTCGACAAATCGAGCAGCGATGAACGGATCGAACTCCTGATCAGGCTGGTGATGCTGGAGCTGCACCGCGCCGAGGACCCCGCGACCTTCATACCGCTGCCGCAGGAGCCGCGCTGCCGCCGTGCCGCCGACATCGTGCTGGCAGATCCAACCCGCGACTACGAGATCGAGACGCTGGCGCGCACGGTCGGCACTTCGGCGCGGACCCTGTCGCGGCTATTCTCGGTGGAGACGCAATTGTCGTTCAAGAGCTGGTGCCAGCGCGCCCGCATCGCAGCCGCGATCGAGCGGCTCTCGACGGACGTCAATGTCTCGGTCAAGCAAATCGCATCCGACCTCGGTTATGCCAGCGTGCCGGCTTTTTCCCATGCCTTCCGCCAGGTCACCGGCAAGACGCCGACGGAATTTGCGGAGAAGACGTAA
- a CDS encoding malonyl-CoA decarboxylase: protein MANAFFSDLLSTISERGRTLLRRAGPADDMQDASELVELCEALLSGRGEASGTAMAREVLDRYHHLDAAGRLTFFQSLARDFGPDHGRLMQAIDNWRAKMNDKANGDDASDLHFASEPRRQELIRRLNRAPGGTGELVSMRTDLLSLTKGNKDLAALDRDVVHLLSSWFNRGFLVLRRIDWSSPANILEKIIRYEAVHEIRDWDDLRRRIDPVDRRCYAFFHPALPDEPLIFVEVALTEAIPGAIAPLLAEEREPVPVERARTAVFYSISNTQRGLGGISFGSFLIKQVAEELRRELPKLDNFVTLSPVPGFTQWVKQADDVPLTEDERQLLESLDISGWPDNAELEAQLRVVLEPLAAYYFLKARTPKGRLIDSVARFHLGNGARLERINWLGDLSPKGLRESAGIMVNYLYRLDDIEKNHEAYANNGEVIASSAVKKLLKGEGRRLLDMRLG from the coding sequence ATGGCCAACGCCTTTTTCTCTGATCTGCTCTCGACGATTTCCGAACGCGGCCGCACCCTGTTGCGTCGCGCCGGCCCGGCCGACGACATGCAGGACGCCTCCGAGCTGGTGGAATTGTGCGAAGCGCTGCTGTCGGGCCGCGGCGAGGCCTCCGGCACCGCGATGGCGCGCGAGGTCCTTGACCGCTACCACCATCTCGATGCCGCCGGCCGCCTCACCTTCTTCCAGAGCCTCGCCCGCGATTTCGGGCCTGATCACGGCAGGCTGATGCAGGCGATCGACAATTGGCGCGCCAAAATGAACGACAAGGCCAATGGCGACGACGCCAGCGATCTGCATTTTGCCTCCGAGCCGCGGCGGCAGGAATTGATCCGCCGGCTCAACCGCGCACCTGGCGGCACCGGTGAGCTGGTCTCGATGCGAACCGATCTGCTTTCACTGACGAAGGGCAACAAGGACCTCGCCGCGCTCGATCGCGACGTGGTGCATCTGCTCTCGTCCTGGTTCAACAGGGGATTCCTCGTGCTGCGCAGGATAGACTGGTCGTCGCCGGCGAACATTCTGGAGAAGATCATCCGCTATGAGGCGGTGCACGAGATCCGCGACTGGGACGACCTGCGCCGCCGCATCGATCCGGTCGACCGCCGCTGCTACGCCTTCTTCCATCCCGCGCTGCCCGACGAGCCGCTGATCTTCGTCGAGGTCGCGCTGACCGAAGCCATCCCCGGCGCGATCGCGCCGCTGCTCGCCGAGGAACGTGAGCCGGTCCCGGTCGAGCGCGCCCGCACCGCCGTGTTCTACTCGATCTCCAACACCCAGCGCGGGCTCGGCGGCATCTCCTTCGGCAGCTTCCTGATCAAGCAGGTCGCCGAGGAGTTGCGCCGCGAACTGCCGAAGCTCGACAATTTCGTGACGCTGTCGCCGGTGCCCGGCTTCACGCAGTGGGTCAAGCAAGCCGATGACGTGCCGCTCACCGAGGACGAGCGCCAGCTGCTGGAGAGCCTCGACATATCAGGCTGGCCTGACAATGCCGAGCTCGAAGCCCAGCTGCGCGTCGTGCTGGAGCCGCTCGCGGCCTATTACTTCCTCAAGGCCCGTACACCGAAGGGGCGGCTGATCGATTCCGTCGCGCGCTTCCATCTCGGCAACGGCGCGCGGTTGGAACGCATCAACTGGCTCGGCGACCTCTCGCCCAAGGGCCTGCGCGAATCCGCCGGAATCATGGTCAACTATCTCTATCGCCTCGACGACATCGAGAAGAACCACGAGGCCTACGCCAACAATGGCGAGGTGATCGCCTCCAGCGCGGTGAAGAAGCTCCTGAAGGGCGAAGGCCGGCGGCTGCTGGACATGCGGCTGGGGTAA
- a CDS encoding outer membrane protein: MKRILLGVAGFAAIATPAFAADLAPRTYVPTKAPPLVSPAYDWSGFYVGINGGGGWSRDCWNNTALFGTAVSPSVGEGCGSNSGGTVGGQVGYRWQSASWVFGVEAQGNWADISGSNQSLVFANVTNQSKMDAFGLFTGQIGYAWNNVLLYVKGGAAVTDNQYSGWSNVSGIQLSSANDTRWGGTVGVGLEYGFAPNWSVAVEYDHLFMGSENNTFIGVAPANLGVNTRNEDISQDVDLVTARLNYRFGYGSSRY, translated from the coding sequence ATGAAAAGAATTCTGCTTGGCGTCGCTGGCTTCGCAGCAATCGCCACACCGGCCTTCGCGGCCGATCTCGCGCCGCGCACATATGTGCCGACGAAGGCGCCGCCGCTGGTTTCGCCGGCCTATGACTGGAGCGGCTTCTACGTCGGCATCAACGGCGGCGGCGGATGGAGCCGGGATTGCTGGAACAACACCGCCCTATTCGGCACGGCCGTGAGCCCGAGCGTCGGCGAAGGTTGCGGCAGCAATTCGGGCGGCACGGTCGGCGGCCAGGTCGGCTATCGCTGGCAATCCGCGTCGTGGGTGTTCGGCGTCGAGGCGCAGGGCAACTGGGCCGACATCTCCGGATCGAACCAGAGCCTGGTGTTTGCCAACGTCACCAACCAGAGCAAGATGGACGCCTTCGGACTGTTCACCGGCCAGATCGGCTATGCCTGGAACAACGTGCTGCTCTACGTGAAGGGCGGCGCCGCCGTCACCGACAATCAATATTCCGGCTGGTCGAACGTGTCAGGCATCCAGCTCAGCTCGGCCAACGATACGCGCTGGGGCGGCACCGTCGGTGTCGGCCTCGAATACGGCTTTGCGCCGAACTGGTCGGTGGCCGTCGAATACGACCACCTGTTCATGGGGAGCGAGAACAACACCTTCATCGGCGTTGCGCCCGCCAATCTCGGCGTCAACACGCGCAACGAAGACATCAGCCAGGACGTCGACCTCGTTACCGCGCGGCTCAACTACCGCTTCGGCTATGGCAGCAGCAGGTACTGA
- a CDS encoding mandelate racemase/muconate lactonizing enzyme family protein, protein MSVRIVDVREVTKPISSPIRNAYIDFSKMTSSLVAVVTDVVRDGRRVVGYGFNSNGRYGQGGLIRERFAPRLKEADPASLLDASGDNLDPDKVWSTLMSNEKPGGHGERSVAVGTIDMAVWDAVAKIAGKPLFRLLAERHGVSANPRVFVYAAGGYYYPGKDLSALRKEMRGYLDRGYNVVKMKIGGAPIAEDRARIEAVLNEIGSGAQLAVDANGRFDLETAIAYARMLRDYPLFWYEEAGDPLDYALQAALAEFYPGPMATGENLFSHQDARNLIRYGGMRPDRDWLQFDCALSYGLCEYLRTLAVLKTHGWSPSRCIPHGGHQMSLNIAAGLGLGGNESYPDLFQPYGGFPDGVRVEAGHITMPDLPGIGFEGKSDLYKEMKALAE, encoded by the coding sequence ATGTCCGTCCGCATCGTCGACGTCCGCGAAGTGACAAAACCGATCTCCTCGCCGATCCGCAACGCCTATATCGATTTCAGCAAGATGACATCGAGCCTGGTCGCCGTGGTCACCGACGTGGTGCGCGACGGCAGGCGGGTGGTCGGCTACGGCTTCAATTCCAACGGCCGTTACGGGCAGGGCGGCCTGATCCGCGAGCGCTTCGCGCCGCGGCTGAAGGAGGCCGATCCGGCGTCGCTGCTCGACGCCAGCGGCGATAATCTCGACCCCGACAAGGTCTGGTCGACCTTGATGTCGAACGAGAAGCCGGGCGGCCATGGCGAGCGCTCGGTCGCGGTCGGCACCATCGACATGGCGGTGTGGGATGCGGTGGCGAAGATCGCAGGCAAGCCGCTGTTTCGTTTGCTTGCGGAGCGCCATGGCGTGTCGGCCAATCCGCGCGTCTTCGTCTACGCTGCCGGCGGCTACTACTATCCCGGCAAGGATCTCTCCGCGCTGCGCAAGGAGATGCGCGGCTATCTCGACCGCGGCTACAATGTCGTGAAGATGAAGATCGGCGGCGCCCCGATTGCCGAGGATCGCGCGCGTATCGAAGCGGTGCTCAACGAGATCGGCAGCGGCGCGCAGCTCGCGGTCGACGCCAACGGCCGTTTCGACCTGGAGACCGCGATCGCCTACGCCAGGATGCTGCGGGACTATCCGCTGTTCTGGTACGAGGAGGCCGGCGATCCCCTCGACTATGCGCTGCAGGCCGCGCTCGCCGAATTCTATCCCGGTCCGATGGCGACCGGCGAAAACCTGTTCAGCCACCAGGACGCGAGGAATCTGATCCGCTATGGCGGCATGCGCCCGGACCGCGACTGGCTGCAATTCGACTGCGCGCTGTCCTACGGGCTGTGCGAATATCTGCGCACGCTTGCCGTGCTGAAGACCCATGGCTGGTCGCCGAGCCGCTGCATTCCGCATGGCGGCCACCAGATGTCGCTCAACATCGCCGCCGGCTTAGGCCTCGGCGGCAATGAGAGCTATCCCGACCTGTTCCAGCCCTATGGCGGCTTCCCCGACGGCGTGCGCGTCGAGGCTGGCCACATCACGATGCCCGATCTTCCGGGCATCGGCTTCGAGGGCAAGTCAGATCTCTACAAGGAGATGAAAGCGCTGGCGGAGTAA
- a CDS encoding DUF3297 family protein encodes MSENDDTTNDQFPDRLSIDPNSPYYNEAILSRDVGIRFKGVEKTNVEEYCISEGWVRVTAGNAKDRHGNPLTLKVHGAVEPYFRDKAKS; translated from the coding sequence ATGAGCGAGAACGACGACACCACCAACGACCAGTTTCCGGATCGTCTTTCGATCGATCCGAACAGCCCCTACTACAACGAGGCGATCTTGTCGCGCGACGTCGGCATCCGCTTCAAGGGCGTCGAGAAGACCAATGTCGAGGAGTACTGCATCAGCGAGGGCTGGGTGCGTGTCACGGCCGGCAACGCCAAGGATCGTCACGGCAATCCGCTGACGCTGAAGGTGCACGGCGCGGTCGAGCCGTATTTCAGGGACAAAGCGAAGTCCTGA
- a CDS encoding glutathione peroxidase, with the protein MPTVYDFSAKSLAGEDVPLQGFKGEVLLIVNTASACGFTPQYKGLQQLYTDLSPRGFAVLGFPCNQFGAQEPGDAKQIADFCETKYAVTFPMFAKIDVNGAHAHPLYAYLKREKSSLLGSSIKWNFTKFLVDRSGKVVSRHAPTARPEGLKKDIEALL; encoded by the coding sequence ATGCCGACAGTCTATGATTTCTCCGCCAAGTCGCTCGCCGGAGAGGACGTGCCGCTGCAAGGTTTCAAGGGCGAGGTGCTGCTGATCGTCAACACCGCGAGCGCCTGCGGCTTCACCCCGCAATACAAGGGCCTGCAGCAGCTCTACACGGATCTTTCCCCGCGCGGCTTTGCGGTGCTCGGCTTCCCCTGCAACCAGTTCGGCGCGCAGGAACCGGGCGACGCCAAGCAGATTGCCGACTTCTGCGAGACCAAATATGCCGTGACGTTTCCGATGTTCGCCAAGATCGACGTCAATGGCGCCCATGCGCACCCATTGTACGCGTATCTGAAACGTGAGAAGTCGAGCCTGCTCGGGTCTTCGATCAAATGGAATTTCACCAAATTCCTGGTCGACCGCAGCGGCAAGGTCGTGTCGCGGCATGCGCCGACCGCCCGGCCCGAAGGATTGAAGAAGGATATCGAGGCGTTGCTATGA